The Lytechinus pictus isolate F3 Inbred chromosome 15, Lp3.0, whole genome shotgun sequence genome contains a region encoding:
- the LOC135156780 gene encoding uncharacterized protein LOC135156780, which translates to MSTQHRETYPNDRENDENKISMKGPGFCLEIDPSRLTNISFSYLNQNGIKKQIVLDIRDEKEVLTVGVQPQDERNIEVGLGAALESSGSETRDEEMSEIGPLRSDEGRQVSLGLPEE; encoded by the exons ATGTCAACTCAGCATCGTGAAACCTACCCCAATGACAGAGAGAATGACGAAAATAAG ATATCAATGAAGGGTCCAGGGTTTTGTCTAGAAATCGATCCATCCAGGTTAACAAATATTTCCTTTTCATACCTGAatcaaaatggaataaagaaaCAGATAGTGCTGGATATCAGA GACGAAAAAGAGGTCTTGACAGTCGGTGTACAGCCTCAGGACGAAAGAAACATCGAAGTGGGACTAGGCGCTGCTCTGGAAAGTTCGGGGTCGGAGACACGGGATGAAGAAATGTCCGAGATA GGACCACTGCGATCTGATGAAGGGAGGCAAGTTTCTCTGGGATTGCCAGAGGAGTGA